A single genomic interval of bacterium harbors:
- a CDS encoding DHH family phosphoesterase gives MEKIINKILENRGIKEKEAFFSSEISSPVDPFVVPGIKQACEIIKRIIEKKENVFVYGDGDVDGIFGTYFIIKMFEKTGTPFSYYLTHRLDTYEIEEEFISYLKKENISLFITVDCGISSVNFLKKMEDEKIKVIVIDHHIFDIFFLPKTHTYINPKLYNTATEIKYLSSTALAQKLSNALSFFIPFPFEENIELVALSTIADNCPVIGENRKLIMTGLDKIFSTEIIGLASLIDELKIKNKNLINQLKMKLIPKLNSPGRFGKPEIVLDLLLSENVDKIIKEIKEIDRKRYQLTKIHLTKFREKAEKATFLVESEILPTICGIISSRLSYEMNKPIAIASERNGIIQGSARCPELFNLFDFIKKTKNYMLSSGGHQQAIGFTFDKKFLNNIKEEWENFLFTGKEENFYYDAEIELVNLTPVFLEELSKFAPFGPGNPEVVFLSKNIKVEKIMRKTDEELTFWVRENNSLFECITKNFNGNKEILEGNFINIYYIPKYRENNGLYRIYLLVKKVE, from the coding sequence ATGGAAAAAATAATAAACAAAATACTTGAAAACAGGGGTATAAAAGAAAAAGAGGCATTTTTTTCATCTGAAATTTCCTCACCTGTTGACCCTTTTGTAGTACCAGGTATAAAACAAGCATGCGAAATAATAAAAAGAATTATTGAAAAAAAAGAGAATGTTTTTGTATATGGAGATGGAGATGTTGATGGAATTTTTGGCACCTATTTTATTATAAAAATGTTTGAAAAAACAGGGACCCCCTTTTCTTATTATCTTACACATCGCCTTGATACATATGAAATTGAAGAAGAATTTATTTCTTACTTAAAAAAAGAAAACATTTCTCTTTTTATTACTGTTGATTGTGGAATATCTTCTGTGAACTTCCTTAAAAAAATGGAAGATGAAAAAATAAAAGTAATTGTAATAGACCATCATATTTTTGATATATTTTTTCTCCCAAAAACACATACCTATATAAATCCAAAACTTTATAACACAGCCACAGAAATAAAATATTTAAGTTCAACTGCTCTTGCTCAAAAACTTTCAAATGCATTAAGTTTCTTTATCCCTTTTCCTTTTGAAGAGAATATTGAGTTAGTTGCTTTATCAACAATTGCTGATAATTGTCCTGTTATAGGAGAGAATAGAAAACTTATAATGACAGGACTTGATAAAATTTTTTCTACTGAGATAATTGGATTGGCATCATTAATTGATGAATTGAAAATAAAAAATAAAAATTTAATAAACCAACTCAAAATGAAACTCATCCCAAAATTGAATTCACCAGGAAGATTTGGTAAACCAGAAATTGTTCTTGATTTACTTTTATCAGAAAATGTAGATAAAATAATAAAAGAGATTAAGGAAATAGATAGAAAAAGATACCAATTAACTAAAATTCATTTAACTAAATTTAGAGAAAAAGCAGAAAAAGCAACATTTCTTGTTGAAAGTGAGATATTACCAACTATTTGTGGAATAATATCTTCAAGATTATCTTATGAAATGAATAAACCAATTGCAATTGCCTCTGAAAGAAATGGAATAATACAGGGTTCAGCAAGATGTCCTGAGCTCTTTAATCTTTTTGATTTTATCAAAAAAACAAAAAATTATATGCTTTCTTCTGGTGGACATCAACAAGCAATTGGTTTTACATTTGATAAAAAATTCTTAAACAATATAAAAGAAGAATGGGAAAATTTCTTATTCACTGGAAAAGAAGAGAATTTTTATTATGATGCTGAAATTGAACTTGTTAATTTAACTCCTGTTTTTCTTGAAGAATTATCAAAATTTGCTCCTTTTGGTCCTGGAAATCCAGAGGTAGTTTTTTTATCTAAAAATATAAAAGTTGAAAAAATAATGAGAAAAACAGATGAGGAATTAACTTTTTGGGTTAGAGAAAATAATTCTCTATTTGAATGTATAACTAAAAACTTTAATGGAAATAAAGAAATACTTGAAGGTAATTTTATAAATATTTATTACATACCAAAATATAGAGAAAACAACGGTCTTTACAGAATATATCTGCTGGTAAAAAAAGTTGAATAA
- the rpmB gene encoding 50S ribosomal protein L28 has translation MSKVCEICGKRSKTGNNVSHSNKKTRRVWKPNIQCFSVEIDGVRRKINICTRCLRSGKVKKAVNRKSLNVEI, from the coding sequence ATGAGTAAAGTTTGTGAAATATGTGGAAAAAGGAGTAAAACAGGAAATAATGTAAGTCATTCTAATAAAAAAACCAGAAGAGTGTGGAAACCAAATATTCAATGTTTTTCCGTTGAAATAGATGGAGTGAGAAGGAAAATAAATATCTGTACGAGATGTTTAAGAAGTGGTAAAGTCAAAAAAGCAGTTAATAGGAAGAGTTTAAATGTGGAGATTTAA
- a CDS encoding cytidine/deoxycytidylate deaminase family protein produces MNSQYTQIHRPDWDHYFMKIAELVSERSTCLRRKVGCVLVKRKRILATGYNGAPTGLPHCEEVGCIRVELKIPSGERHELCRGLHAEQNAIIQSAYYGVSIKDSILYVTCHPCSVCAKMIINSGIKEVIIKEGYPDKLATDFFKNANVKVRYIENGKNNKQNT; encoded by the coding sequence ATGAATTCCCAATATACCCAAATACATAGACCTGATTGGGACCATTATTTCATGAAAATCGCAGAACTTGTTTCAGAGAGGTCAACATGTTTAAGAAGAAAAGTTGGCTGTGTTTTAGTAAAGAGAAAAAGGATTTTAGCAACCGGGTATAATGGTGCACCAACAGGACTTCCTCATTGTGAAGAAGTTGGATGTATAAGAGTTGAATTAAAAATTCCATCTGGAGAAAGGCATGAACTTTGTAGAGGACTCCATGCAGAACAAAACGCAATAATTCAATCAGCATATTATGGTGTCTCAATTAAAGATAGTATTTTATATGTAACATGTCATCCGTGTTCTGTTTGTGCAAAAATGATTATTAACTCAGGAATTAAAGAAGTTATAATTAAAGAAGGATATCCTGATAAACTTGCAACTGACTTTTTTAAAAATGCGAATGTTAAGGTAAGGTATATAGAAAATGGAAAAAATAATAAACAAAATACTTGA